A genomic window from Xyrauchen texanus isolate HMW12.3.18 chromosome 15, RBS_HiC_50CHRs, whole genome shotgun sequence includes:
- the pik3r4 gene encoding phosphoinositide 3-kinase regulatory subunit 4 isoform X1: MGNQLAGIAPSQILSVDSYFSDIHDYEYDKSLGSTRFFKVARAKHREGLVVVKVFAIQDPSLPLTSYKQELEELKIRLHSCQNCLPFQKATLTEKAAILFRQYVRDNLYDRISTRPFLNNVEKKWIAFQLLNAVDQAHKSGVRHGDIKTENVMVTSWNWVLLTDFASFKPTYLPEDNPADFNYFFDTSRRRTCYIAPERFVDGSMFATESDQTTPLVDLSSNSQRTRGELKQPMDIFSAGCVIAELFTEGVPLFDLSQLLAYRKGHFQTEQVLMKIEDCSIRELVAQMVQREPEKRLTAEEYLKQQRGKAFPEIFYTFLQPYMAQFAKETFQSADERVLVIRKNLENILNNLCSGGQGGKAEKQEKASQELDFSKDHGLVVLVSVITSCLQTLRFCDSKLAALELILHLAGRLNVEILLDRITPYLLHFCNDLMPRVRAEAVRTLTKVLALVKEVPRNDVNIYPEYILPGIAHLAQDEATIVRLAYAENIAHLAETALRFLELVQENNLSSEQDLNGEDTEETLHPNENYDSELQALHEMVQQKVVTLLSDPENIVKQTLMENGITRLCVFFGRQKANDVLLSHMITFLNDKNDWHLRGAFFDSIVGVAAYVGWQSSSILKPLLQQGLSDAEEFVIYKALNALTCMCQLGLLQKPHIYEFVSDIAPFLCHPNLWIRYGAVGFITVVAQHLNIADVYCKLMPHLNSFITQPIIQIDKEIVLLSVLKEPVSRSIFDYALRSKDIGSLFRHLLLRQKKRNGSIPECPIPEDPAIAQLLKKLLSQGMTEAEEDKLLALKDFMLKSNKAKANIVDQSHMNDGAQSGVIELGTLGITGRQVDLIKPKQELEDKRARKHTKQDSNLNEEWKSMFGSLDPPSSAQTPSTVPNVLVPRGGGVPNGTLGGEALRSESSSLPHNLPHVPSSAQVPEGGAVQPRKTTALPNIQVVQSLTGVSTYQRRITTCKAELQQLVQQKREQCSAERMAKQMMESAEWESRPPLPGWHPKGLLVAHLHEHKSAVNRIRVSDEHSIFATCSNDGTVKIWDSQKMEGKTTTTRSVLTYSRIGGHVKTLTFCQGSHYLAVASDNGSIQLLAVEANKPPKSPKVQPCQTKFLDPKDEGCVVDIHHFNSGAQTVLAYATVNGFLVGWDLRSNSNAWTLRHDLRLGLITSFAVDMHQCWLCVGTSNGTMACWDMRFQLPISNHSHPARARIRRLLMHPLYQSSVIAAVQGNNEVSMWDMETGDRKFTLWASSAPPLSEMQPSPHSVHGIYCSPADGNPLLLTAGSDMRIRFWDLAYPERSYIVAGGANDSLHCPSVFYNRKIIEGTEVVQEIHSKQKSGSTEDTPRRGPESLPVGHHDIITDIATFQTTQGFIVTSSRDGIVKVWK, translated from the exons ATGGGGAATCAGCTGGCTGGAATTGCTCCATCACAAATTCTTTCAGTGGACAGTTACTTCTCTGACATTCATGATTATGAGTATGACAAAAGTCTGGGCAGTACAAGGTTTTTCAAAGTGGCCCGGGCGAAACATCGAGAGGGTTTAGTGGTGGTTAAGGTCTTTGCAATCCAGGACCCATCACTGCCCCTGACCAGCTATAAACAAGAGCTGGAAGAGCTGAAAATCAGACTGCACTCCTGTCAGAACTGTTTGCCCTTTCAAAAAGCCACACTTACTGAGAAAGCAGCCATTCTTTTTCGACAGTATGTTCGCGATAACTTGTATGACCGTATCAGTACACGGCCATTTCTTAACAATGTGGAGAAGAAGTGGATTGCCTTCCAGCTCCTCAATGCCGTGGATCAGGCCCATAAATCTGGTGTACGTCATGGCGACATTAAAACAGAGAATGTCATGGTAACAAGCTGGAACTGGGTGCTGCTCACagactttgctagttttaaaccCACATACTTACCTGAGGATAACCCTGCAGATTTCAACTATTTCTTTGACACGTCCAGAAGGAGAACATGCTATATTGCTCCAGAGAGATTTGTGGATGGCAGCATGTTTGCCACAGAAAGTGACCAGACAACTCCACTTGTGGATCTGTCTAGCAATAGCCAAAGAACCAGGGGAGAGCTTAAACAGCCCATGGATATCTTCTCAGCTG gaTGTGTAATTGCAGAGCTGTTCACAGAGGGGGTTCCACTCTTCGATCTCTCTCAGCTATTGGCTTATCGCAAAGGACATTTCCAAACCGAACAAGTGCTGATGAAAATTGAGGATTGCAGCATTAGAGAACTG GTGGCTCAGATGGTGCAGCGAGAGCCAGAAAAGCGCCTGACAGCTGAAGAATACCTCAAACAGCAGCGAGGCAAAGCATTCCCAGAAATCTTCTACACCTTCCTGCAGCCCTACATGGCCCAGTTTGCTAAGGAGACCTTCCAATCTGCTGACGAACGGGTGCTGGTGATCCGAAAGAACCTGGAGAACATCCTCAATAACCTGTGCAGTGGCGGGCAGGGAGGGAAAGCTGAAAAACAGGAGAAGGCATCTCAAGAACTTGATTTTTCGAAGGACCACGGGCTGGTGGTGCTAGTGTCAGTGATAACATCCTGTCTGCAGACGCTGCGCTTTTGTGACTCCAAGCTGGCAGCGCTGGAGCTGATTCTTCATCTGGCGGGCCGTTTGAATGTGGAGATTCTTCTGGATAGGATCACACCATACTTGCTGCACTTCTGCAATGACTTAATGCCACGCGTCAGGGCAGAGGCCGTGCGCACACTGACTAAAGTGCTGGCACTGGTCAAGGAAGTTCCTCGTAATGATGTCAACATCTATCCAGAATACATCTTACCTGGGATTGCGCACCTGGCGCAGGATGAGGCCACAATTGTTAGGCTTGCTTATGCAG AGAACATCGCCCACTTGGCTGAGACAGCGCTGCGTTTTCTTGAGCTGGTCCAGGAGAATAATTTGAGCTCTGAACAAGACCTAAACGGAGAAGACACAGAGGAAACTCTTCACCCAAATGAAAACTATGATTCAG AGCTGCAGGCCTTGCATGAGATGGTACAACAGAAGGTGGTGACTTTGCTCAGCGACCCTGAGAATATTGTCAAACAGACGCTGATGGAGAATGGCATTACTCGCCTCTGCGTGTTCTTTGGCCGACAGAAAGCCAACGATGTACTTCTTTCCCATATGATCACCTTCCTCAATGACAAGAATGACTGGCACCTCCGTGGAGCTTTCTTCGACAGTATAGTGG GTGTAGCTGCATATGTTGGCTGGCAGAGTTCTTCCATACTGAAGCCTCTTCTGCAGCAAGGCCTGAGTGATGCTGAGGAGTTTGTCATTTATAAAGCTCTCAATGCTCTCACTTGCATGTGTCAGCTGGGGCTACTGCAGAAACCTCACATCTATGAGTTTGTCAGTGACATTG CTCCTTTCTTGTGTCACCCCAATCTCTGGATCCGCTATGGAGCCGTGGGTTTCATCACTGTGGTTGCTCAGCACCTGAACATTGCTGACGTTTACTGCAAACTCATGCCACACCTCAACTCCTTCATCACCCAGCCTATTATACAG ATTGATAAAGAGATTGTGTTGCTCAGTGTGCTGAAGGAACCAGTAAGTCGCTCCATCTTTGACTACGCACTGCGCTCTAAAGACATTGGTAGCCTCTTTAGACACCTGCTGCTGCGGCAAAAGAAACGCAACGGCTCCATTCCAGAATGCCCTATTCCAGAGGATCCTGCAATCGCCCAGCTGCTTAAGAAACTGCTCTCACAG GGAATGACAGAGGCTGAGGAAGACAAGCTTTTGGCTCTGAAAGACTTCATGCTCAAGTCCAACAAGGCTAAAGCAAATATTGTGGACCAGAGCCACATGAATGATGGAGCTCAAAGTGGAGTCATCGAACTCGGTACACTGGGCATCACTGGCCGACAGGTGGACCTGATTAAACCCAAGCAGGAGTTAGAAGACAAGAGAG CTCGCAAACATACGAAACAGGACTCCAACTTGAATGAAGAGTGGAAGAGCATGTTCGGTTCTTTGGATCCTCCCAGTTCAGCACAGACTCCGTCGACGGTACCTAATGTTCTAGTTCCTAGAGGTGGTGGGGTGCCCAACGGAACTCTGGGCGGAGAGGCACTGCGATCTGAGAGTTCCTCACTGCCTCATAACCTCCCTCATGTTCCATCCTCAGCCCAG GTGCCTGAGGGCGGAGCAGTGCAGCCCAGGAAAACCACCGCACTCCCAAATATTCAGGTGGTACAGTCCCTAACCGGAGTGTCCACGTACCAGCGGCGCATCACCACATGCAAGGCAGAGCTGCAGCAGCtggttcagcagaagagagagcaATGCTCTGCGGAGCGTATGGCCAAGCAAATGATGGAAAGTGCAGAGTGGGAGAGCAGGCCTCCACTGCCAG GGTGGCATCCAAAAGGTCTTCTGGTTGCCCATCTCCATGAGCACAAATCTGCAGTAAACCGGATTCGAGTGTCTGATGAGCATTCAATCTTTGCTACTTGCTCCAATGATGGAACTGTAAAGATCTGGGACAGCCAAAAAATGGAGGGTAAAACAACCACCACAAG ATCTGTACTGACATATTCTCGGATTGGAGGCCATGTGAAAACGCTGACCTTCTGTCAGGGGTCACATTACCTTGCTGTCGCATCAGACAATGGTTCCATCCAGCTTCTTGCAGTTGAGGCAAACAAGCCACCCAAATCGCCCAAAGTTCAGCCCTGTCAGACTAA GTTTTTAGATCCGAAGGATGAGGGCTGTGTGGTGGATATACATCACTTTAACTCAGGGGCACAGACGGTGCTGGCCTATGCCACTGTGAATGGCTTCTTGGTGGGTTGGGACCTTCGCAGCAACAGCAACGCTTGGACCCTACGCCACGACCTGCGTCTGGGCCTCATCACTTCCTTTGCTGTGGATATGCACCAGTGTTGGCTGTGTGTGG GCACAAGCAATGGCACAATGGCTTGCTGGGATATGCGGTTCCAGCTACCAATATCCAACCACTcccacccagccagagcccgaaTCAGACGCCTGCTGATGCATCCACTCTATCAGTCCTCTGTAATTGCAG CTGTCCAAGGTAACAATGAGGTGTCCATGTGGGACATGGAGACAGGGGACAGGAAGTTCACCCTTTGGGCCAGCTCTGCACCCCCACTTTCAGAGATGCAG CCATCTCCTCACAGTGTACACGGGATATACTGCAGCCCTGCTGATGGCAACCCCCTCTTACTCACAGCTGGATCTGACATGAGAATCAG GTTTTGGGACCTGGCTTACCCCGAGAGGTCTTACATTGTCGCAGGTGGTGCCAATGACTCTCTTCACTGCCCTTCTGTGTTCTACAACCGTAAGATCATAGAAGGAACAGAAGTTGTGCAG GAGATTCACAGTAAGCAGAAGAGTGGATCCACAGAGGACACACCTCGCCGTGGCCCGGAATCCCTCCCGGTGGGTCACCATGATATCATTACTGATATTGCTACTTTTCAGACAACCCAGGGCTTTATAGTCACTTCCTCTAGAGATGGTATTGTCAAAGTGTGGAAGTGA
- the pik3r4 gene encoding phosphoinositide 3-kinase regulatory subunit 4 isoform X2, whose amino-acid sequence MGNQLAGIAPSQILSVDSYFSDIHDYEYDKSLGSTRFFKVARAKHREGLVVVKVFAIQDPSLPLTSYKQELEELKIRLHSCQNCLPFQKATLTEKAAILFRQYVRDNLYDRISTRPFLNNVEKKWIAFQLLNAVDQAHKSGVRHGDIKTENVMVTSWNWVLLTDFASFKPTYLPEDNPADFNYFFDTSRRRTCYIAPERFVDGSMFATESDQTTPLVDLSSNSQRTRGELKQPMDIFSAGCVIAELFTEGVPLFDLSQLLAYRKGHFQTEQVLMKIEDCSIRELVAQMVQREPEKRLTAEEYLKQQRGKAFPEIFYTFLQPYMAQFAKETFQSADERVLVIRKNLENILNNLCSGGQGGKAEKQEKASQELDFSKDHGLVVLVSVITSCLQTLRFCDSKLAALELILHLAGRLNVEILLDRITPYLLHFCNDLMPRVRAEAVRTLTKVLALVKEVPRNDVNIYPEYILPGIAHLAQDEATIVRLAYAENIAHLAETALRFLELVQENNLSSEQDLNGEDTEETLHPNENYDSELQALHEMVQQKVVTLLSDPENIVKQTLMENGITRLCVFFGRQKANDVLLSHMITFLNDKNDWHLRGAFFDSIVGVAAYVGWQSSSILKPLLQQGLSDAEEFVIYKALNALTCMCQLGLLQKPHIYEFVSDIAPFLCHPNLWIRYGAVGFITVVAQHLNIADVYCKLMPHLNSFITQPIIQIDKEIVLLSVLKEPVSRSIFDYALRSKDIGSLFRHLLLRQKKRNGSIPECPIPEDPAIAQLLKKLLSQGMTEAEEDKLLALKDFMLKSNKAKANIVDQSHMNDGAQSGVIELGTLGITGRQVDLIKPKQELEDKRDFITTASARKHTKQDSNLNEEWKSMFGSLDPPSSAQTPSTVPEGGAVQPRKTTALPNIQVVQSLTGVSTYQRRITTCKAELQQLVQQKREQCSAERMAKQMMESAEWESRPPLPGWHPKGLLVAHLHEHKSAVNRIRVSDEHSIFATCSNDGTVKIWDSQKMEGKTTTTRSVLTYSRIGGHVKTLTFCQGSHYLAVASDNGSIQLLAVEANKPPKSPKVQPCQTKFLDPKDEGCVVDIHHFNSGAQTVLAYATVNGFLVGWDLRSNSNAWTLRHDLRLGLITSFAVDMHQCWLCVGTSNGTMACWDMRFQLPISNHSHPARARIRRLLMHPLYQSSVIAAVQGNNEVSMWDMETGDRKFTLWASSAPPLSEMQPSPHSVHGIYCSPADGNPLLLTAGSDMRIRFWDLAYPERSYIVAGGANDSLHCPSVFYNRKIIEGTEVVQEIHSKQKSGSTEDTPRRGPESLPVGHHDIITDIATFQTTQGFIVTSSRDGIVKVWK is encoded by the exons ATGGGGAATCAGCTGGCTGGAATTGCTCCATCACAAATTCTTTCAGTGGACAGTTACTTCTCTGACATTCATGATTATGAGTATGACAAAAGTCTGGGCAGTACAAGGTTTTTCAAAGTGGCCCGGGCGAAACATCGAGAGGGTTTAGTGGTGGTTAAGGTCTTTGCAATCCAGGACCCATCACTGCCCCTGACCAGCTATAAACAAGAGCTGGAAGAGCTGAAAATCAGACTGCACTCCTGTCAGAACTGTTTGCCCTTTCAAAAAGCCACACTTACTGAGAAAGCAGCCATTCTTTTTCGACAGTATGTTCGCGATAACTTGTATGACCGTATCAGTACACGGCCATTTCTTAACAATGTGGAGAAGAAGTGGATTGCCTTCCAGCTCCTCAATGCCGTGGATCAGGCCCATAAATCTGGTGTACGTCATGGCGACATTAAAACAGAGAATGTCATGGTAACAAGCTGGAACTGGGTGCTGCTCACagactttgctagttttaaaccCACATACTTACCTGAGGATAACCCTGCAGATTTCAACTATTTCTTTGACACGTCCAGAAGGAGAACATGCTATATTGCTCCAGAGAGATTTGTGGATGGCAGCATGTTTGCCACAGAAAGTGACCAGACAACTCCACTTGTGGATCTGTCTAGCAATAGCCAAAGAACCAGGGGAGAGCTTAAACAGCCCATGGATATCTTCTCAGCTG gaTGTGTAATTGCAGAGCTGTTCACAGAGGGGGTTCCACTCTTCGATCTCTCTCAGCTATTGGCTTATCGCAAAGGACATTTCCAAACCGAACAAGTGCTGATGAAAATTGAGGATTGCAGCATTAGAGAACTG GTGGCTCAGATGGTGCAGCGAGAGCCAGAAAAGCGCCTGACAGCTGAAGAATACCTCAAACAGCAGCGAGGCAAAGCATTCCCAGAAATCTTCTACACCTTCCTGCAGCCCTACATGGCCCAGTTTGCTAAGGAGACCTTCCAATCTGCTGACGAACGGGTGCTGGTGATCCGAAAGAACCTGGAGAACATCCTCAATAACCTGTGCAGTGGCGGGCAGGGAGGGAAAGCTGAAAAACAGGAGAAGGCATCTCAAGAACTTGATTTTTCGAAGGACCACGGGCTGGTGGTGCTAGTGTCAGTGATAACATCCTGTCTGCAGACGCTGCGCTTTTGTGACTCCAAGCTGGCAGCGCTGGAGCTGATTCTTCATCTGGCGGGCCGTTTGAATGTGGAGATTCTTCTGGATAGGATCACACCATACTTGCTGCACTTCTGCAATGACTTAATGCCACGCGTCAGGGCAGAGGCCGTGCGCACACTGACTAAAGTGCTGGCACTGGTCAAGGAAGTTCCTCGTAATGATGTCAACATCTATCCAGAATACATCTTACCTGGGATTGCGCACCTGGCGCAGGATGAGGCCACAATTGTTAGGCTTGCTTATGCAG AGAACATCGCCCACTTGGCTGAGACAGCGCTGCGTTTTCTTGAGCTGGTCCAGGAGAATAATTTGAGCTCTGAACAAGACCTAAACGGAGAAGACACAGAGGAAACTCTTCACCCAAATGAAAACTATGATTCAG AGCTGCAGGCCTTGCATGAGATGGTACAACAGAAGGTGGTGACTTTGCTCAGCGACCCTGAGAATATTGTCAAACAGACGCTGATGGAGAATGGCATTACTCGCCTCTGCGTGTTCTTTGGCCGACAGAAAGCCAACGATGTACTTCTTTCCCATATGATCACCTTCCTCAATGACAAGAATGACTGGCACCTCCGTGGAGCTTTCTTCGACAGTATAGTGG GTGTAGCTGCATATGTTGGCTGGCAGAGTTCTTCCATACTGAAGCCTCTTCTGCAGCAAGGCCTGAGTGATGCTGAGGAGTTTGTCATTTATAAAGCTCTCAATGCTCTCACTTGCATGTGTCAGCTGGGGCTACTGCAGAAACCTCACATCTATGAGTTTGTCAGTGACATTG CTCCTTTCTTGTGTCACCCCAATCTCTGGATCCGCTATGGAGCCGTGGGTTTCATCACTGTGGTTGCTCAGCACCTGAACATTGCTGACGTTTACTGCAAACTCATGCCACACCTCAACTCCTTCATCACCCAGCCTATTATACAG ATTGATAAAGAGATTGTGTTGCTCAGTGTGCTGAAGGAACCAGTAAGTCGCTCCATCTTTGACTACGCACTGCGCTCTAAAGACATTGGTAGCCTCTTTAGACACCTGCTGCTGCGGCAAAAGAAACGCAACGGCTCCATTCCAGAATGCCCTATTCCAGAGGATCCTGCAATCGCCCAGCTGCTTAAGAAACTGCTCTCACAG GGAATGACAGAGGCTGAGGAAGACAAGCTTTTGGCTCTGAAAGACTTCATGCTCAAGTCCAACAAGGCTAAAGCAAATATTGTGGACCAGAGCCACATGAATGATGGAGCTCAAAGTGGAGTCATCGAACTCGGTACACTGGGCATCACTGGCCGACAGGTGGACCTGATTAAACCCAAGCAGGAGTTAGAAGACAAGAGAG ACTTCATCACTACTGCCTCTG CTCGCAAACATACGAAACAGGACTCCAACTTGAATGAAGAGTGGAAGAGCATGTTCGGTTCTTTGGATCCTCCCAGTTCAGCACAGACTCCGTCGACG GTGCCTGAGGGCGGAGCAGTGCAGCCCAGGAAAACCACCGCACTCCCAAATATTCAGGTGGTACAGTCCCTAACCGGAGTGTCCACGTACCAGCGGCGCATCACCACATGCAAGGCAGAGCTGCAGCAGCtggttcagcagaagagagagcaATGCTCTGCGGAGCGTATGGCCAAGCAAATGATGGAAAGTGCAGAGTGGGAGAGCAGGCCTCCACTGCCAG GGTGGCATCCAAAAGGTCTTCTGGTTGCCCATCTCCATGAGCACAAATCTGCAGTAAACCGGATTCGAGTGTCTGATGAGCATTCAATCTTTGCTACTTGCTCCAATGATGGAACTGTAAAGATCTGGGACAGCCAAAAAATGGAGGGTAAAACAACCACCACAAG ATCTGTACTGACATATTCTCGGATTGGAGGCCATGTGAAAACGCTGACCTTCTGTCAGGGGTCACATTACCTTGCTGTCGCATCAGACAATGGTTCCATCCAGCTTCTTGCAGTTGAGGCAAACAAGCCACCCAAATCGCCCAAAGTTCAGCCCTGTCAGACTAA GTTTTTAGATCCGAAGGATGAGGGCTGTGTGGTGGATATACATCACTTTAACTCAGGGGCACAGACGGTGCTGGCCTATGCCACTGTGAATGGCTTCTTGGTGGGTTGGGACCTTCGCAGCAACAGCAACGCTTGGACCCTACGCCACGACCTGCGTCTGGGCCTCATCACTTCCTTTGCTGTGGATATGCACCAGTGTTGGCTGTGTGTGG GCACAAGCAATGGCACAATGGCTTGCTGGGATATGCGGTTCCAGCTACCAATATCCAACCACTcccacccagccagagcccgaaTCAGACGCCTGCTGATGCATCCACTCTATCAGTCCTCTGTAATTGCAG CTGTCCAAGGTAACAATGAGGTGTCCATGTGGGACATGGAGACAGGGGACAGGAAGTTCACCCTTTGGGCCAGCTCTGCACCCCCACTTTCAGAGATGCAG CCATCTCCTCACAGTGTACACGGGATATACTGCAGCCCTGCTGATGGCAACCCCCTCTTACTCACAGCTGGATCTGACATGAGAATCAG GTTTTGGGACCTGGCTTACCCCGAGAGGTCTTACATTGTCGCAGGTGGTGCCAATGACTCTCTTCACTGCCCTTCTGTGTTCTACAACCGTAAGATCATAGAAGGAACAGAAGTTGTGCAG GAGATTCACAGTAAGCAGAAGAGTGGATCCACAGAGGACACACCTCGCCGTGGCCCGGAATCCCTCCCGGTGGGTCACCATGATATCATTACTGATATTGCTACTTTTCAGACAACCCAGGGCTTTATAGTCACTTCCTCTAGAGATGGTATTGTCAAAGTGTGGAAGTGA